The following proteins are encoded in a genomic region of Enterocloster clostridioformis:
- a CDS encoding tyrosine-type recombinase/integrase, which produces MSQLSYHEQVDRENILRLRNLIKDLPPFCGDFFRGIEPRTSSRTRIAYAYDLHVFFDFLHKENPAIAKITVKDITLDQLDQLSVTDFEEYMEYLKYRFNDRNQEVMNKERGIMRKISSLKSFYNYYYRNERIKNNPAALVQLPKLHEKEIIRLDVDEVALLLDEVEQGDKLTDKQKSYHAKTKTRDLALLTLLLGTGIRVSECVGLNISDIDFKNGGIRIYRKGGKEVTVYFGTEVEDALLDYLEERDRIIPEQGHEDALFLSLQRRRMAVRSVENLVKKYARTVAPLKPITPHKLRSTYGTNLYRETGDIYLVADVLGHSDVNTTKRHYAALEDERRRSARNKVRLREK; this is translated from the coding sequence ATGAGTCAATTATCATACCATGAACAGGTAGACCGGGAAAACATTCTGCGGCTGCGCAATCTGATAAAAGACCTGCCGCCATTCTGCGGTGACTTTTTCCGCGGAATCGAGCCCAGGACATCTTCCAGGACCAGGATTGCCTATGCCTATGACCTGCATGTGTTCTTTGATTTCCTCCATAAGGAAAATCCGGCTATTGCCAAGATTACTGTCAAGGATATCACATTGGATCAGCTGGACCAGCTGTCTGTCACGGATTTTGAGGAATATATGGAATACCTGAAATACCGTTTCAATGACAGGAACCAGGAGGTCATGAACAAGGAACGGGGAATCATGCGCAAAATATCCTCCCTGAAAAGTTTTTATAATTACTATTACAGGAATGAACGAATTAAAAACAATCCTGCCGCCCTGGTACAATTGCCCAAACTCCATGAAAAGGAAATCATCCGGCTGGACGTGGATGAGGTGGCCCTACTTCTGGACGAGGTGGAACAAGGTGACAAGCTGACCGATAAGCAGAAAAGTTACCATGCGAAAACAAAGACGCGGGACCTGGCCCTCCTTACCCTCCTTCTGGGAACCGGAATCCGTGTGTCCGAATGTGTGGGGCTAAATATCTCCGACATTGATTTTAAGAACGGCGGCATCCGCATCTACCGCAAGGGCGGCAAGGAGGTGACCGTATACTTCGGAACAGAGGTGGAGGACGCCCTCTTAGACTACCTGGAGGAACGCGACCGTATCATCCCGGAACAGGGACACGAGGACGCCCTTTTTCTCTCCCTGCAGCGCAGGCGGATGGCCGTGCGCAGCGTGGAAAATCTGGTTAAAAAGTATGCCCGCACCGTGGCTCCATTAAAACCCATTACCCCACACAAGCTGCGCAGCACCTATGGCACCAACCTGTACCGCGAGACAGGCGATATCTATCTGGTAGCCGATGTGCTGGGCCACTCCGACGTCAATACCACTAAGCGCCACTATGCCGCACTGGAGGACGAGAGAAGGCGCAGCGCCAGGAATAAGGTCAGACTTCGGGAGAAATAG
- a CDS encoding replication/maintenance protein RepL, which yields MKNKNEYVIQWKIADDKIHNQNLKIKKLMDSSTLLKDEDGNEIIASTLMVSANQFHKIFLEDFMKIMGLIGNSESKVFSYILANANYNNIPISTANTFVGTYDEIAKSVHTSKQTVVRVMKKLQATNCIIKISAKTYRINPNLISIGKLSQQQEVMQQFNEDLIHNLEEENNESKQ from the coding sequence ATGAAAAATAAAAATGAGTACGTGATTCAGTGGAAGATTGCTGATGATAAAATCCATAATCAGAATCTTAAAATAAAAAAATTGATGGATAGCAGTACACTATTAAAAGACGAAGATGGTAATGAAATTATTGCTTCAACGCTAATGGTAAGTGCAAACCAGTTTCATAAAATTTTTCTTGAAGATTTTATGAAAATAATGGGATTGATTGGAAATTCAGAAAGCAAGGTCTTTTCATATATATTGGCAAATGCTAATTATAATAATATCCCAATTTCAACAGCAAATACCTTTGTAGGAACATATGATGAAATTGCAAAATCTGTTCACACAAGTAAACAAACAGTTGTTCGAGTCATGAAAAAGCTACAGGCAACTAATTGTATAATCAAAATTAGCGCAAAAACATACCGTATAAATCCCAATCTTATCAGTATTGGAAAATTAAGCCAACAGCAAGAGGTTATGCAACAATTCAACGAAGATTTAATACATAATTTAGAGGAGGAAAACAATGAAAGTAAGCAATAA
- a CDS encoding MgtC/SapB family protein — protein sequence MNQFVTEQLIYVLRLVAAALCGGLIGCERQSKKKTAGTRTHVIIAVASAMMMIISKYGFGDVLNEYVKLDPSRVAAGVVTAIGFIGSGIIIFRNNSVNGITTSAGIWATVGVGMSMGAGMYILGAVSTAIVMLSELFLGRKGYFSRRNGEDKEVEIEYCESLDEDIFQFINRTLQGQNCKMVNIQLTEEASAYVLTAQLKTPADYDMSDLVGQLKKKSQLKRISVQ from the coding sequence ATGAATCAATTTGTCACGGAACAGCTCATCTACGTATTACGGCTGGTGGCCGCTGCTCTTTGCGGAGGTTTGATTGGATGCGAGAGACAAAGTAAAAAGAAGACGGCAGGCACCAGGACCCATGTAATTATTGCAGTGGCCTCTGCCATGATGATGATTATCTCAAAGTATGGGTTCGGGGATGTGCTGAACGAGTATGTAAAACTGGACCCTTCCCGTGTGGCGGCGGGTGTGGTTACGGCAATTGGCTTTATTGGTTCAGGCATCATTATTTTCCGGAACAACAGTGTGAACGGAATCACTACCTCGGCCGGAATATGGGCGACTGTGGGCGTGGGTATGTCCATGGGAGCGGGAATGTATATTCTGGGGGCTGTATCCACAGCCATCGTTATGCTCTCGGAACTGTTCCTGGGCAGGAAAGGTTATTTTTCCAGAAGGAACGGGGAGGACAAAGAGGTGGAGATTGAATACTGCGAAAGCCTGGATGAGGACATCTTCCAGTTCATCAACCGGACATTGCAGGGCCAGAACTGCAAGATGGTAAATATCCAGCTTACAGAGGAGGCGTCCGCCTATGTGCTGACCGCCCAGTTAAAGACGCCTGCGGACTACGATATGTCCGACCTGGTGGGGCAGCTTAAGAAAAAGAGCCAGCTGAAGCGCATATCCGTGCAGTAA
- a CDS encoding helix-turn-helix domain-containing protein, whose translation MRRKTIDTIPVLSDAMKNILSAFSKSRSLPSGLVKRASIVLLASQGELNQNIAPQVGLHYNNVATWRSRFLAALPALRRIEMDDPKKLEDEIRAVLSDKKRPGAPSVFTPDQIMRIIDLACSSPNDFGYEVSQWSLPLLVAEIKKQGIAEQISEKSVSRFLKMR comes from the coding sequence ATGCGAAGGAAAACAATTGATACTATCCCGGTTTTATCTGATGCCATGAAAAACATATTATCTGCTTTTTCAAAAAGCCGCTCCCTTCCGTCAGGACTGGTCAAAAGAGCCAGCATTGTCCTGCTTGCGTCACAGGGGGAACTCAACCAGAATATTGCACCACAGGTCGGGCTTCATTATAATAATGTTGCCACCTGGCGCAGTCGGTTCCTCGCGGCGCTCCCAGCCTTGCGGAGGATTGAAATGGACGACCCGAAAAAGCTTGAAGATGAGATACGGGCAGTCCTGTCCGATAAAAAACGCCCCGGTGCCCCGTCTGTTTTTACGCCGGACCAGATCATGCGGATCATCGACCTTGCCTGCAGCAGCCCAAATGATTTTGGGTACGAAGTAAGCCAGTGGAGTCTCCCGCTGTTAGTGGCAGAAATTAAAAAGCAGGGGATCGCTGAACAGATTTCTGAGAAATCTGTCAGCCGTTTTTTAAAAATGAGGTAG
- a CDS encoding transposase, which translates to MVSTDEMTGVQALEHKYPDKLPLPGQCAKMEFEYIRHGTTSLIGFFDVATGRMEMPYLNSTRTEEDFVEAVKALVGTDPQAPWTFICDGLNTHKSEALVRFVAEACALGVELGKKGKTGILKSMESRADFLHDPSHRIRFVYTPKHSSWMNQIEIWFGIINRKLLKRKSYLSIEELEASILRFIEQYNLTAHPFKWTYAGIPLVI; encoded by the coding sequence ATTGTTTCCACGGATGAAATGACCGGGGTACAAGCGCTGGAACATAAATATCCTGACAAGCTCCCATTACCCGGCCAGTGCGCCAAAATGGAGTTTGAGTATATCCGCCATGGCACGACCAGCCTCATCGGGTTCTTTGATGTTGCAACGGGCCGTATGGAAATGCCGTATTTAAACTCCACACGCACAGAAGAGGATTTTGTGGAAGCCGTGAAAGCATTGGTAGGGACAGACCCGCAAGCCCCATGGACATTTATATGCGATGGCCTAAACACCCATAAATCGGAAGCCCTTGTCCGCTTTGTGGCAGAAGCCTGTGCCCTTGGCGTGGAACTGGGCAAAAAAGGGAAAACAGGGATCCTTAAAAGTATGGAAAGCCGAGCGGATTTCCTGCATGACCCTTCCCACCGGATCCGCTTTGTCTATACTCCGAAACACAGTTCCTGGATGAACCAGATTGAGATATGGTTTGGCATCATTAACCGGAAGCTGCTGAAGCGGAAAAGCTACCTATCAATAGAAGAACTGGAAGCAAGCATCCTGCGCTTTATTGAACAATACAATCTTACAGCACACCCATTTAAGTGGACATATGCCGGGATACCATTAGTAATTTAA
- a CDS encoding plasmid recombination protein — protein MASIDFKKIKSAGELKAMLRHCDNDERLKHEHSNEDIDKEKTHENINYTKLTYGQSCARFDKRIEILDSSTNKNKRKDRVVAFGLTVPSCEGMTREESASFFMDCCKLFQSEFNARNIISAIAHYDEIHSYIVAGEMKESREHLHFYVIPEIDGQLNGKNFSSKKRMIELNKKLEKLAIEKYHKNFLTKEPARKRSVEELKSISNSEQERRIKVRDELMLEIENKSNSLKKTLMELRELEAKRDSEEQAYMNYQEEPFDYPAEIKRKKPLLGKETIEIEASTALLKYQ, from the coding sequence ATGGCAAGTATTGATTTCAAGAAAATTAAAAGTGCTGGTGAGCTGAAAGCAATGCTCCGGCATTGTGATAATGATGAACGTCTGAAGCATGAACATAGTAATGAGGATATAGACAAAGAGAAAACCCACGAAAATATAAACTATACAAAACTGACTTATGGGCAGTCATGTGCCAGATTTGATAAACGCATCGAAATCTTAGATTCTTCAACAAATAAGAATAAGCGTAAAGATCGAGTTGTGGCATTTGGGTTAACAGTTCCATCATGCGAGGGAATGACAAGAGAAGAATCTGCATCTTTTTTTATGGACTGCTGTAAATTATTTCAATCCGAATTTAATGCTAGAAATATCATTTCTGCTATAGCTCATTATGATGAAATACATTCATATATAGTTGCTGGTGAAATGAAAGAGAGCAGAGAGCATTTACATTTTTATGTAATACCTGAAATAGATGGACAATTAAATGGGAAAAATTTTTCGTCTAAAAAGCGAATGATAGAACTTAATAAGAAGCTGGAGAAACTAGCCATAGAAAAGTACCATAAGAATTTTCTTACAAAAGAGCCAGCTCGTAAACGTTCCGTTGAAGAATTAAAGAGCATAAGCAATTCAGAGCAAGAACGGAGAATTAAGGTTCGTGATGAACTTATGCTTGAGATAGAGAATAAGAGCAATTCACTAAAAAAAACCTTAATGGAATTAAGAGAATTGGAAGCAAAACGCGATTCAGAGGAACAAGCCTATATGAACTATCAAGAAGAGCCGTTTGACTATCCGGCTGAAATAAAGCGCAAAAAGCCTTTACTTGGAAAAGAAACTATTGAAATAGAAGCTAGTACAGCATTGCTTAAATATCAGTGA
- the msrB gene encoding peptide-methionine (R)-S-oxide reductase MsrB, giving the protein MIMQNIYFAGGCFWGVEEYFSRIPGVCDTECGYANGTRSNPTYEEVCSDTTGFAETVRIMYNPDIVALRILVRQFFKIIDPVSVNRQGNDRGSQYRTGIYYTSDEDRGPIQTVMYEIQKDYSQPLAVEFEPLRNFYPAEDYHQDYLQNHPHGYCHIDFSSLKDLIVRPDGRTGIKQDQTELQKRLTREQYDVTQNASTERPFTGQYWNHHEPGIYVDIVTGEPLFTSADKFDSGCGWPSFTKPVMSRAVTEHPDSSHGMHRVEVRSSEGDSHLGHVFEDGPAGTGGMRYCINSAALRFIPRSRMDEEGYGAYLDLLK; this is encoded by the coding sequence ATGATCATGCAGAATATATATTTTGCTGGAGGATGCTTCTGGGGAGTGGAAGAATATTTTTCCCGTATACCAGGTGTCTGCGATACTGAGTGCGGCTATGCCAACGGAACCAGGAGCAATCCAACTTACGAGGAGGTCTGCTCAGACACCACCGGGTTTGCTGAAACAGTCCGTATTATGTACAATCCGGACATTGTTGCACTGCGCATACTGGTCAGACAGTTTTTCAAAATCATCGACCCTGTCAGCGTAAACCGGCAGGGAAACGACCGAGGAAGTCAGTACCGGACCGGCATCTACTATACCAGTGATGAGGATCGCGGCCCCATCCAGACTGTCATGTATGAAATTCAGAAGGATTACAGCCAGCCGCTGGCCGTGGAATTTGAACCTCTGAGGAATTTTTATCCGGCAGAGGATTACCACCAGGACTATCTGCAAAATCACCCCCATGGCTACTGCCATATTGATTTCAGCAGTCTTAAGGACCTCATTGTGCGTCCGGACGGGAGAACGGGCATAAAGCAGGACCAGACAGAGCTTCAAAAACGGCTGACCAGGGAACAATATGACGTGACACAGAATGCCTCCACCGAAAGGCCCTTTACAGGACAATATTGGAATCACCATGAACCAGGCATCTATGTGGATATCGTTACAGGAGAACCGCTTTTTACCTCTGCTGACAAATTTGATTCCGGCTGCGGATGGCCCAGCTTTACAAAGCCGGTCATGTCCCGCGCCGTCACGGAACACCCTGACAGCAGCCACGGCATGCACCGCGTGGAAGTGCGCAGCAGCGAGGGAGATTCCCATTTAGGCCATGTGTTTGAAGACGGTCCTGCCGGGACCGGCGGAATGCGCTACTGCATCAACAGCGCTGCCCTCCGCTTCATCCCCCGCAGCAGGATGGATGAGGAAGGATACGGGGCTTATCTGGATCTGTTAAAATAG
- a CDS encoding helix-turn-helix domain-containing protein encodes MRINEMLEIQGKSKNTVCKELDIPRSNFNRYCRDEFQRIDANLVCKLCEYFNCGVGDLIEYMKD; translated from the coding sequence ATGAGAATTAATGAAATGTTAGAAATCCAAGGTAAAAGCAAAAATACAGTCTGCAAAGAATTAGACATTCCACGTTCGAACTTCAATCGGTACTGTCGAGACGAATTTCAAAGAATAGATGCAAACCTCGTCTGTAAATTATGCGAATACTTTAACTGTGGAGTAGGAGATTTAATCGAATATATGAAAGACTAA